The genomic segment GGGCCGGTGGGTGCCTACGGCCATACCACCCTGAGAACGCCCGATCTCGTCTGATCTCGGAAGCTAAGCAGGGTCGGGCCCGGTTAGTACTTGGATGGGAGACCGCCTGGGAATACCGGGTGCTGTAGGCATCTTTTGGTGCCTTTGTGCCCCGGAGGTCTCTCGTTTTGCTTGGGCatgccaggccaggctcaggAGGGCGGGGGCAGGTGTGCTCTTGGGGTGCCGTTTGTGCCCTTGTGTGTCGGGGGGGGGCCTGGGGCACGTCTCCAGGGGCCGTCGATGGCCTGCGTGGCCGTGACGTGGTGGCGGTGCCCAGTGAGGTGTGGGCGCGTGCCGGGAGGCCGGTGGCGAGGGCCCGAGAGCGCTGCGGAGGGGCTGGTGGGTGCCTACGGCCATACCACCCTGAGAACGCCCGATCTCGTCTGATCTCGGAAGCTAAGCAGGGTCGGGCCCGGTTAGTACTTGGATGGGAGACCGCCTGGGAATACCGGGTGCTGTAGGCATCTTTTGGTGCCTTTTGTGCCCCGGAGGTCTCTCGTTTTGCTTGGGCatgccaggccaggctcaggAGGGCGGGGGCAGGTGTGCTCTTGGGGTGCCGTTTGTGCCCTTGTGTGTCGGGGGGGCCTGTGGTCTTTTGCCTCTCTGTGGtgatatttcatttatttatctcCAGTTCCCTTGTCATTTtccatttggtttttttgtatcttttacttcttttcctttttttaggaataaatatttttttctcgAGGTTTGGTTAATATAGTCTTTTATagtaattttattatattttctctgtcaTGTTGTTTATGTAGATTTTCAGTGCCCTTGGTCTCTCTATAGTGTCACTGGATGTATCCCGCTGTTTTGCTCTCTGTGTGCCATTTTTGCTTGTCCTGTTGACCGTCAGTGTTTtattctgtgactttttttgcTATCATTATGCCTTTCTTCGTCATGTTTTACCTGCTTCTCAGAGGCTGCCTTTTCATGGCTTGCCATGTGGATTCTGCTGCTTGGTCTGTGCACTAGGTGAGGAGCCCCTGTGTTTCTGCCAGCGGTCGTGCCATGGTCTGGAATGCCCACTGCAAGATCCCATCCCATGTGCTCTGTGGGATAGCCCCAGGTGTTCATTTTATATTTCCATCCCACATCCTTTCCCTCTGTCCAGGCACCTGCTGCCTGACCCATAGCCCCAAGTCCCCCTGCGGGCCACACCAGAGACATGGTCCCCTTTGCATGGAATCTGCctggtgtcacacacagccttACCTCACCTAGCAGTGCATCAAGCTCCTCCCGGCTCAGCACAGGGTCACTGCCAAGGGCTCCATCCTCTGCCTGTGCATGGAGAGATGTCCTGTCAGCTCCCTTGCTGCCATCAGCCTGTTCCCCTTTTGGTCAGGGTTGCTACCCATGTTCAGTCCCTCAGCTGGTGTGGGCCCAGCTCATGCTCCCCCAGTACAGCTTCACTAATTTGCCTCCATGTAATATCAGCCCACCCGTCAGCCTGCCTGACCCACCtccaccctcctgctccccttaggcccctcttttcctctcccaccCTACTCTTGGCACTGCCCTTTCTGACCTTGGCTGCTGGAAGCAGTTGGTCTCCAGATGCTGCAGTGGTGCCCAGACCTCCTGTGTCCAGGGTGCCCGTGCAGGACATGCACAGCTGTAGCCCCCTAGACCATCAGGGGTGACACAGACTGTCAGGGCAGAACCCTCCAGGGAGGAACTAAGGCTGGCATGTGGGGCATGATGGGGAACTCACGTGGGGTCCCCACTGGGAGCAGGACAGTGGTGGGGAGTGGGGACCCGGGCGCAGCAGCGGCTGCAGACGCTCCCCTCCACTCCACCCGGCTGGGTGTCCCGCGCCGCCTCCCCCAGGACCTCGGGGGGTCTCTCCACAGGCAAgtctgcctccagcagctggccTGGTTCAGTCACGTTCTCCACACAGGAGCCACATCGCCACGTCCCGCTGCgcagtgggagcagagcagtgagggCCGGCAGGGGGCACTGGCATCCCTGCGTGCCCTGGGACTCACCTGGGGACGTGGGGCAGCGGGGGCACCAGGCAGGCAAGGTGAAAGGCCCTGGGGCAGCCATCACAACAGATGAGCTCACCACCATCACCGCATGCTGCACACTCATCCTCGttctcctgtccccagggaagtgggCAGGGAGTCACTGCCACCCTCACGGGCTGAAGCCATGGCTGTGGCAAAGTATTTCACCCCCCTTGCCCTCTCCCCCTGCATCACCCACCCTGCACCAAACATACCAATCCTTTCAGGATGGTAAGATTGCCTGTTTCTTGGGGGTTGTAACATGGTGAACCCCCAGTAGCTGAACCCTGTGTTTCCTTTTCGTGGCCAAGGCAAATGGACATGCCGGGGAACCCCAACAGTTCCTCCTGGGGGTGCACCAGGTGTCACATCCAGGGCTTACCTGGTGGGGCACAGGATCCTGGCTGTAGACAGTGGCTGCTTGCAGCTGGCCCTGGGGGTGCAATTGGGGTTCCCTGTTCTGTTGGTGAGACAAGAAGGGGTTTGGAGAGGCACTGCTTGCCCTGGGGGACACCCCCAGGCCATGGCTATGATGCCATGCAGGAACAaccccctgccacagcctggcagctgcacaaGATGGGGTGAAAACATATGAGGGGGGTGTCTGTACACTTTGGCATGCCTTGGGCTGGGTGGGGGGCTTCAGACTGTGGCTTTTGCTCCTGGCCTCTGGCTCCTCGCAGGCAGTTGGGGTATATGGCTtgtcaccagctctgctgcctgtcttggagctgtctgcaagagaggccagaggcagctccagctccccttTTCCACGTCGTCCTGCCTGAGGGTGGCTCCTGAATTTGGGGACTAAActgggcaggaggtggctgggctgggctgggatgggctgggctgggctgtacTTACTTGGGTCCAGCACGTGTTTAATGAGGATGCCCTCGATGGCCCCACGGCTGACGGGCACCTCACCACCTGCCACAGCCACCGCTCTCTGCACCGAGGCAGCCACTGCCTGGAGAGCTGCGGGCAGGGGGGCGGTTCAGTGGGGTGGGTAgccccctgcccatggctgtgggCAAACAGGGCACACAGGCAGAAGCTGCCCTGGGGCTTTTGGCACTCACCGCTGGCACGAGAGGTGCGGGGGGTATCTGTGCCCTCCGGCTTCTTCACAGTCTTTGCCTTCACCAGGGGCCCTGCAGCATTGTGAGGATGGGCATCAGGGGGCACGCCACAATACCTCGGGGGTAGCACCCTGCCCCATCTCCATCCTGCTCTGGGTGTCCAtaccagggctggcactgtgCCGTGGAGCGGGCTGTGCCGCCCGGGCCTTGTCCCGCTCCTCGGGGGCTTTCCTCTTGCCTTGGGGTCTGTGTGGGGCCGGTGCTGTGGGGCTTGGGGAGAGACGCCTTCCACGGCGCTGCCGCCCCAGCTCCACCTCTGCAAGAATAACAGGGACTGGGAGAGGCACCAGCACCCCGGCTGTCACCCCTGCCCACTGTCAGCCCCCGGGGGTGCCCGTCCCAGCTGACCCCCACTTACCTCTGGGGAAGGCGCCGCGGAGAGGCCGGAGCCGCGAGTAGCGCTCCAGGTTGTAGTCCTTGAAGAGGACGGCCCAGAAGTCTCGGAGGGCGGCGGTGTGCGCGGCCCAGCAGCCAGGTGAGCAGCGCGTGGAAAGCGCGGTGGGAGCCCTCCCGCTCCGCCCGGCTCAGCGTCTCCTGCCGGGCACAGCACggcccagggctgccctccaGCCCTCCGGCCCCCACAGCATGACCGGCCTGGCCTGCTCCGCAGCCTCACCTTGAAGATGTGGTCAGGGACGACATCGTGGTCCGCCAGGCCATGCAGCAGTGGGAAGACGTCGTCCACTGCCATGGCGATCTCGGTGCGGTGCAGCTTCAGCAGGCGCCGCAGGTCCCCGTCGCTGCCCGGGCCCGCCATGGCCGGGGACGCTGCCGAAGCCCTCAGCCGTCCGCGCACTCCTCTTTAATACACCTCGGCCCGGCACCAGAAACCTCACCGGAGTCCCGCAGCCCCACTCATTTCTGTACGAGGCCGTAACCTGAGCCCGTCCCTCCCGGCGGGCGCCGGCGCTGGGCTTGTCCCCAGCTTGTCCCCACGCCCCAGCCCCGGGCTCGAGGTCCGGCACCTCCCGGGCTCCGGGCGGCAGCAGCCGGCGTGGGGTCGGTCGGCTGTGCCGCTGGTGAAGGACGCCCAGCCCCCGGGGACCGCCCCGGGGGGACCAGGGAAAGGGGTCAGTGAGGTCCTGGCGAGGGACCCCCACCTCTCTCATATCTGCCGTCACCCAGGCGTCTCCCAGAATTTCTGGACTTTCCGCAGGAGCTGCTTCTCTCATCCAGAAACTCGGCTGCAGGAACATGTGGGAAGTAAGAGCCCAACAGCTGAGGGTGTGACGGCAACAAGAGAGTCAGGGTGTCTTAGAGCGTGTCCTGCCCCCACACTGCCCACTTCCCTTCCCAGCATCTCTCACAGACAATGTGGTATGTCTCAAGATAGAAATACTGCAGGAGGAACTGTCTGGGTGCTTACATAATGAATGCATTCCAGAGACAGAGGAGCTAAGATGTGAGTGATTTAGGGCCAGGTTAGCCTGCAAAAGGATataaaatgctgctggagaCTGGGCCAATTTAGCAAATTGGTCTCCCGCAGGCAGCTtctgtggggcagcaggaagcGCTGACACACAAAGAAACTCCACAAAATGTGTGTTGGGGTACAACTGAGGATGCTGAACAGGCAAATGTCTTGCCAGAGCCATGGCAGTGCCACAAGTGCACCCAGGGAATACCTGGGCAGGTGCAGCCCACAGCTCTGTCAATACCCACTTCCCAAAACTGAGCATATCGAGCTGCAAAAAGCTTGGAGCCAGGGAGAAGCTGGCTCCTTGAAAGCCGCTGGCATAGAAGAGTCTGGGGGCCTGGCTGCTCTGTACCAGGTAGCTGGGAAAGAGAAAGCTCAACAGCTCCTACCCCAACTCCCAGACGTTTGGATTTCCCCAGGATCAATTTCtagcctccctccctctggagGTGTGTGTGGGCTGCccagcaggctctgccaggggggctgtggctgtgtgcagctgtccccaggccccagAGCAAAccctgagctgagcaggacCAGAGCACCGTGCAagaggggacactgctggcagcacaagggGATACAGGAACTTTCATTGCTATGTCTTAAAATAATGGAGCAGTATCTGCTGGCtccaaagctgtgccaggaggaagCATCTGCTGTCAAGAAACTCAGGAAGAATAACAAGACAACACCCTTGGTGAGAGCAGGAAATACCCTTGCACGTGTTTGGTTAATAAATTAATGTGGTTGCCCTTGGAAAGGCTcgtcctgcagctcctttcaGCATTCAGGGGATTTTTCCTGTGGAGGCAGTGAGAGCCATAGGATGGGGGTAGGGCAGGTGTCATGCTGGGTTCCTGTGCCCCACACCAGGAtttctgtgcccagctctgccatggtgGGGATGGCTTCACCACCACCTGTGCCATGCATTCcccccaggggaaaaaaacgtGGAtgccaggtgacacaggaggtTTATCtcccctcctggagctgtgcccaaGCCTGGCCACTCGCACTGAACACAAGCACAGTTGTGACACAGCCTCACAGGTCCGCTCCTTTCTTCGCAGGATCACTTCTCCCCAGTATcccacctgcagtgccacaaTTTATCACTGTCACCCTGTGTTAAGTTGTCTGGCACTTCCCCCTGCCCACCCAGGTCCCTCCTGGGGATGCACTGCCCAACACTCCATGAGCCATATGCCCACAGAGTTCAGCTTGGACTTGTTTTAAATTCCAGCTTTGTGACTCTTTCTGTGCTGAGTCACAGACGTTGTTTTCCACATCCAGCCCACTCAGTAGTGCCATGATTTgcattttgggttgttttttttttgtgttccttcCCCTTTCCGAGAGGggggggaggcagagcagtggtCAGGAGAGGCACATCCATGCTGAGGAATCAGGAGGGTGTTTCTGTACAACCTCACTCtggccagcctgggcagctctAAGGAACTTGTAAAGGCtgcaaaaaggcattttttgcCTGGGGCAGGCatgtgccctgcctggctgtcagagccccaggctggggtgCAGGACTTTCAGGATGCCCTCTCTCTGTAGAAACCAGAAGGATTCAAGGGGTGAAGGTTTACAATGTTCCTCCTCAAATACCCAGTAAAATCAGTGACTCAGCATCCAGCACAAGTATTTGTAGCCCCTGGGATGCACCTTGATTCCCTCCTGCAAAAGCCATTGATGGAAACGtgccccttcctccttccccttccttgcTGAAGTCCTGTGGTACAAACCATCTCTGTGTGTCTCTCGGACACAACTGCCCCTCACTCATCTCAAACAACATCCCTGAACCACAGTCAGGAGCcaacaggcagcagaggaacacTCATGCATGGGATCACAccaggaaggcagggaggccCCACCTTTGTCTCTGATTCCAATCCCACCACGCCTGAGGCACACAGAGTCCTCATGAAACACTGCAACCATGTGCAGAGATTTTATTCCTCTCCCCTTACCTTCAGCTGCTCCACATTCCAgcatctttgaaaaaaaagagctcCATGTGGGCCCCTGTCCCAGATTCCCATTTCTTGCACGTTCCCTACCACCGCCCCACACGGTCtggacaggagcagctccacctgcatgcatcccagctgctcctgcaaggGCCTGGGAAGGAGAGCTGAAGCAGAGATTTACTTTCGCTTCAgtttcctctttcctccccctttagaaagaagaaacaaaagccCAGAGGTACgttatattaatttatttgggACACACCAAAAAGGAAAGTCAACAACTGTTAACGTACAAAAGTACAGAATCCTGGGACAAGATTTACTGTCCTGATTAAAAAGGCACCATGGTCCCAAAGAAGAGTAATCAGAATACCAGAATACATGATTTAGAAATTTTCCCCCTGTTGCAGCAGAAACAGAGCCAGGCTTTGGCTCTATCCACAGTCAAacccagttaaaaaaaacccaaatatgaTTTTAATGTGATAAACTCTGCTCAGCCTGTACAGGATGTCGTGAAAAGAGTCACAGCCTAGAAGTtggtcagattttttttgtcttattttgaAACAGTGAAGGTGATTAATCACTAAATAGGTAACAAGGAAGACAGCAAAATGCTGACACCTGCGGCTTGACTTTCTGTCAGACACGTCAGTTCAACTGAGACCAGCAGGCTGAGTGTGGGGCTTCTGAATGAAATGCAATTCCCTGTGGTAGACAGGAAGTCAAATTTGACAACCTTAATTTCCCTGAATCCCTGAAAATCATAAAGCACTATACAGCTGTGTTCCATATCCGAGCCAACCCAAATGGATTTGCTTTACACACAAGCATTTATACTGTCAGCTATATCTGTAATAAAAAGGGGACTTACAGCAGTTATTAAAAAACTTCTACTTTGGCGAGGTCCGAGCTTGGCTATATTCCCTGCTgaaacagagctgctggtgtAGAGACCCAGTGAGAGGCTCAATCCAGCATCTCCGGGCTGGAAGGCAAATAGTTTAAACGTGACATAATTTGCATGGGGAGGTCAGTGAAGCATGTCAGAGAGAGGAGATGGAGGGAGGCTGTGAAGCCTCAGGCAGCGGAGGCTCAAGGGTGCTGCTACCAAACCTGTAAAACTACGAGTGGTGCAGAGCACGCGGCGGGCACTAAATACTTTGGAGCGACTTACCATGAAGAGCTTGTCAGAGACACAGAGCAAGGACCCTTGTAAGGAGCACGGTCCCTGAGAAGGGACACACAGCTCTCAGCCAGACAGATCTGTGCCAGGTGGCCGAGGCTGGagcctgcctgggcagcccgGCCCGGGCCGCCGTGTCCCAGGGGACCAGCAGCTGCTCCGTGTTTCATTCCTCCTTTGGCACAGGACTTCAAAGCAGTCCGAGGACTGATTCATCAAAAGTAAATGAACTGTCAAAATTATTCGTACATGCATTTATTGTTAAAGGGAGCAAAAGCCAAAGAATGAAAGAGCACAAGTTAATGTCAGTAAATGATGTGCAGGACGGAGAGGAAAGAAACGGGAAAAAGCTGAGATACTGGAGTGGGGAAACCAACATTCACACTGGAAGGTAAATTTTAAAACCAGGCAAGTTTGCGCTCTTTCTACCACAGATCTTTTGTGGACATATAGAGACTTGGGggttttccattttcagtgtGGTCTGGCAAGGTTGGGGAATCTCACCAGAGAGATCTCCAGCACTGGGTTTCACTGGAAGTTCAAGTCTCTCACCTTTAAAAACCAGTAAAGCAACTCTTAACTAAAATGTCACAGATAGTCACTGCTCAGGATGTACGTGGGCAAGAGGGTCACGCTTTGTTCAAACAACCTCCGGGTGGAAAACTACCATCTTCCCCCTGCTGGTCTACAGGCACCACCTCGGGGGTGGAAGAGCAAGCCCAGATGTCGGTGCCTGCTGCTGTGAACACCACAGCTACACCTGGGAAGGCTTATTCTTCCCTGTGTCCTAAAAAGGCAGTATAACAGTTTATAAAATTACTCTCATCTTAAAACTAAATAATGtaatttgcattttctcctATGTTAACCCCCTCCCCCCAAAGATAAAACATTACCACTTCATTTAGGATTCACACCCCAGATCCTAGATTAGGGACTTCATGATAAAACTCATCCAGTTACAGGAAGGTTCATCCTGATCAAGGAAACGTTGGTAAAATAGAATCTAGAACAAAACATTCAGAATCACCAATGCTTTAACAGCCAAAGCACTCCACTGtcttctgctctctgcctgctcctcaaGCAGGAGAGCAGTCTCTTTCCAAAAGCACAGCATGCCTCTCTGG from the Camarhynchus parvulus chromosome 9, STF_HiC, whole genome shotgun sequence genome contains:
- the LOC115907081 gene encoding LOW QUALITY PROTEIN: autoimmune regulator-like (The sequence of the model RefSeq protein was modified relative to this genomic sequence to represent the inferred CDS: deleted 1 base in 1 codon) produces the protein MAGPGSDGDLRRLLKLHRTEIAMAVDDVFPLLHGLADHDVVPDHIFKETLSRAEREGSHRAFHALLTWLLGRHTAALRDFWAVLFKDYNLERYSRLRPLRGAFPREVELGRQRRGRRLSPSPTAPAPHRPQGKRKAPEERDKARAAQPAPRHSASPGPLVKAKTVKKPEGTDTPRTSRASALQAVAASVQRAVAVAGGEVPVSRGAIEGILIKHVLDPNSSKTGSRAGDKPYTPTACEEPEARSKSHSLKPPTQPKACQSNREPQLHPQGQLQAATVYSQDPVPHQENEDECAACGDGGELICCDGCPRAFHLACLVPPLPHVPSGTWRCGSCVENVTEPGQLLEADLPVERPPEVLGEAARDTQPGGVEGSVCSRCCARVPTPHHCPAPSGDPTGLQLCMSCTGTLDTGGLGTTAASGDQLLPAAKAEDGALGSDPVLSREELDALLGESTWDGILQWAFQTMARPLAETQGLLT